A single Acetivibrio cellulolyticus CD2 DNA region contains:
- a CDS encoding Tn3 family transposase — translation MRYLKSRELLTEEQRQELKQIPSDLNAREMAAYYSFSQHDIEIINRHRRSHNKLGFAVQLSVLRYPGWPLIEIDSIPYTVLEYIARQINVNPDDFSLYPQREPTKREHLEEIRQEYGYKSFSSKEYREIAHNLIPYSFENGNSLYLIKTALDELRNNKIIIPAITTVERIVWEVRNKAETKIYKTVNDCVNEEQKRRLESLLNAKIEKGITRLAWLKEVPGNHSPETFLQVIERIEYVRSLNLSIQTSGIHPNRLRQLSRLGARYEPYAFKKFEESKRYAILTIYLIDLSQDLVDQAIEIHERQMNSLLSTGRKAQQEMQIQNGKALNEKVVYYASLVKALVKARSEGLDPFQTIEASVMSWDKLVTSGEEADKLARPVDYDYLDLLSNRFSYLRKYTPTLLKCLKFKSNKSATPLVDALNIINEMNETKKRIVPQDAPISFVPMRWIKHVLQSDGTISRQYYELAALTALKNCIRSGDVSVVGSRQYKDFDDYLFSKDEWDVARNTGIRLAVSTSYDTYIQERIQSLNERLKYVSRSADGLDGITIENGEIHVRRLEKDTPEEAKAFSRLLYSMLPRIKLTDLLLEVSNWTNFDEQFIHISTGKKPKEDEKPIIMAALMAMGTNVGLVKMAEATPGITYYKMANTVEWRMYDDAFNKAQATLVNFHHSLILPTYWGEGITSSSDGMRVLIGVNALNSVHNPHYGSGKGATIYRWVSDQFSSFYVQVVNTNTRDAIHFVDGLLHHETDLEIQEHYTDTAGYSDQVFGLCHLLGFRFAPRLRDLADLDLFTFNKPSDFPKIEKILKAKINTKLIQENFDDVLRLAHSIREGKVSGSLIMSKIGSYSRQNKLAAALKEMGKIEKTIFILDYISNEALRRRIQKGLNKGEATNALARAIFFGKRGELQEKAIKDQLQRASALNIIINAISVWNTVYLEKAIEYLKEKNALNEELLNYMSPLDWEHINFLGEYTFNMKNIASLGNLRPLNEPNNLNIP, via the coding sequence ATGAGGTACTTGAAGAGTAGAGAGCTTTTAACAGAAGAACAACGGCAGGAGCTTAAACAGATTCCGTCTGATTTGAACGCCAGGGAGATGGCAGCATACTATTCATTTTCGCAGCATGATATAGAAATTATTAACCGCCACAGGAGAAGCCATAACAAGCTTGGATTTGCTGTTCAATTAAGTGTACTTCGCTATCCTGGATGGCCTTTGATTGAAATTGACAGTATTCCCTACACAGTACTTGAATATATCGCAAGACAGATTAATGTAAATCCCGATGATTTTTCATTATATCCCCAAAGAGAGCCTACAAAGCGTGAACACCTTGAAGAAATACGCCAGGAATACGGATATAAAAGCTTTTCGTCAAAAGAGTACCGAGAAATAGCACACAACCTTATTCCCTATTCCTTTGAGAACGGAAATTCCTTATATCTTATAAAAACCGCACTGGATGAATTGCGTAATAATAAGATTATCATACCTGCAATTACTACAGTAGAAAGAATTGTATGGGAGGTTCGTAACAAGGCTGAAACAAAAATATATAAGACCGTCAACGACTGTGTAAATGAAGAACAAAAAAGAAGGTTGGAAAGCCTTCTCAATGCGAAAATAGAAAAAGGGATAACCCGTTTGGCATGGCTGAAGGAAGTGCCGGGAAACCATTCTCCTGAAACATTCCTGCAGGTAATAGAAAGGATTGAATATGTCCGTAGCCTAAACCTCAGCATTCAGACATCAGGAATTCACCCAAATAGGCTAAGACAATTATCAAGGCTTGGGGCAAGGTATGAACCGTATGCATTCAAGAAATTTGAAGAATCCAAACGCTATGCCATACTTACTATCTACTTGATTGATTTGAGTCAGGACTTGGTTGATCAAGCTATAGAAATACATGAGAGGCAAATGAACAGTTTATTGTCTACTGGGAGAAAAGCACAGCAAGAAATGCAGATACAAAATGGAAAAGCTCTGAATGAAAAGGTAGTTTATTATGCCAGCCTGGTAAAAGCATTGGTTAAGGCAAGAAGTGAAGGACTAGACCCTTTCCAAACCATAGAAGCTTCAGTAATGTCCTGGGATAAGCTTGTTACTTCAGGGGAAGAAGCAGACAAGCTTGCACGGCCTGTAGACTATGACTACCTTGATTTACTTTCCAATAGGTTTAGTTACCTTCGAAAGTATACCCCAACACTATTGAAATGCTTAAAATTTAAATCCAATAAGTCAGCTACGCCTTTGGTAGATGCTTTGAATATAATCAATGAAATGAACGAAACTAAAAAAAGAATTGTTCCTCAGGATGCACCCATATCCTTTGTTCCCATGAGATGGATAAAACACGTGTTGCAATCGGATGGAACCATTAGCAGACAATACTATGAGCTTGCAGCTCTTACAGCATTAAAAAACTGTATTCGTTCAGGTGACGTATCTGTTGTTGGAAGTAGGCAATACAAAGACTTTGATGATTACTTATTTTCAAAAGATGAATGGGATGTAGCACGTAACACCGGAATAAGATTAGCTGTAAGTACTTCTTATGATACGTACATTCAGGAAAGAATACAATCGTTGAATGAAAGGCTGAAATATGTATCAAGAAGTGCTGACGGACTGGACGGAATTACTATAGAAAATGGTGAAATTCATGTGAGAAGGCTTGAAAAGGATACTCCTGAAGAAGCAAAAGCCTTTAGTCGTTTGCTTTACAGTATGCTGCCAAGAATCAAGCTTACTGACTTGTTACTTGAAGTATCAAACTGGACTAATTTTGATGAACAATTCATACATATTTCCACTGGAAAGAAGCCAAAGGAAGATGAAAAGCCTATTATAATGGCTGCACTTATGGCAATGGGAACGAATGTCGGTCTTGTAAAAATGGCAGAAGCCACACCCGGAATTACTTATTACAAAATGGCAAATACCGTTGAATGGCGTATGTATGATGATGCTTTTAATAAAGCTCAGGCAACTCTTGTCAACTTCCATCACTCGTTGATTTTACCTACCTATTGGGGGGAAGGTATAACATCATCAAGTGACGGTATGCGAGTTCTAATTGGAGTTAATGCCCTGAATTCAGTTCACAACCCTCATTACGGCTCAGGTAAAGGGGCAACTATTTACAGATGGGTAAGTGACCAGTTTTCTTCCTTCTATGTTCAGGTAGTAAACACAAATACAAGGGATGCGATTCATTTTGTAGATGGCTTGCTGCACCATGAAACAGATTTAGAAATACAGGAGCATTACACCGACACCGCAGGGTACAGTGACCAAGTATTCGGACTATGCCACCTTCTTGGGTTTAGATTTGCTCCAAGACTCAGGGATTTGGCAGACTTGGATTTATTCACTTTCAATAAGCCTTCTGATTTCCCTAAAATTGAAAAAATTTTAAAGGCAAAGATAAATACAAAGCTCATTCAGGAAAACTTTGATGATGTTCTGAGACTAGCCCACTCCATCAGAGAGGGTAAGGTATCTGGTTCTCTCATAATGAGTAAGATTGGTTCCTATTCGAGACAGAATAAACTTGCAGCAGCCCTTAAAGAAATGGGTAAAATAGAAAAGACAATTTTCATTCTTGATTATATTTCCAATGAAGCTCTACGCCGTAGGATTCAGAAAGGACTGAATAAGGGTGAAGCCACAAATGCATTAGCCAGAGCGATATTCTTCGGCAAGCGCGGAGAACTTCAAGAAAAAGCTATCAAAGACCAACTGCAAAGAGCCAGTGCCTTGAATATAATCATCAATGCTATAAGCGTTTGGAATACAGTCTATCTTGAAAAAGCAATTGAGTATTTAAAGGAAAAGAACGCCTTGAATGAGGAACTATTGAACTATATGTCACCTTTGGATTGGGAACATATAAACTTCCTGGGGGAATACACCTTCAACATGAAAAATATTGCATCATTGGGTAATCTAAGACCATTAAATGAACCAAATAATCTTAATATTCCTTAG
- a CDS encoding recombinase family protein → MNISYERVSTIKQDERRQELSFDNYKIDKKYIDKATGKNTDRPQLNKLMLEVRKGDNIYVESISRLGRNVDDLRNLTEYFKEKGVTIHFLKEGFNTNGNMYKFLLTILGAVAEMEREIIVERVREGIEKAKKFGTKSGLSIGRPERTLTKEFEKYYKKWKDKEITAIEFAKLIGVSRATLYRYIKEYKRR, encoded by the coding sequence ATGAATATATCTTACGAGAGAGTCTCAACAATTAAGCAAGATGAAAGAAGGCAAGAATTAAGCTTTGATAATTATAAGATAGATAAAAAGTATATTGATAAGGCGACCGGAAAAAACACCGATAGGCCACAATTAAATAAACTGATGCTTGAAGTAAGAAAAGGTGACAATATCTATGTTGAGAGTATTAGCAGACTTGGAAGAAATGTTGATGACCTTCGTAACCTTACTGAGTATTTTAAAGAAAAAGGTGTAACTATTCATTTTTTAAAAGAAGGCTTCAATACAAATGGGAATATGTATAAGTTTTTGCTTACTATCCTTGGAGCAGTTGCCGAAATGGAAAGAGAGATCATTGTTGAAAGGGTGAGAGAAGGTATTGAAAAGGCAAAAAAGTTTGGAACTAAAAGTGGCTTATCTATAGGCAGACCTGAAAGAACCTTAACAAAAGAGTTCGAAAAGTATTATAAAAAGTGGAAGGACAAAGAGATTACGGCAATAGAATTTGCAAAGTTGATAGGTGTAAGCAGGGCAACACTCTATAGATACATTAAGGAGTACAAAAGAAGATAG
- the tnpC gene encoding IS66 family transposase — translation MCGAELKVIGKKLVRTEVEFIPSKLKVVQVLQEVAKCTNCGNEGSENPKDHFQKAAVPTSVLPHSIATASLVAQVMYQKFAMGIPFNRQENDWYRIGMVLPRSNMANWTIRCSEEWLAPIYNRIHEELLKCEVLHMDETRIQCNKEEGKQASSDSFMWVMRSAACEEIKAAFFHYSRSRSGDVAKQLLQGFHGYLTTDAYSAYEKAENIKRNLCWAHCRRYFIESIPLDNKGKEISGSKGAEGREFINLLFKVEDEIKELSYDEKKEKRQEASRAILDAFWSWVEETSAISTTNENLTKALNYAKNQKKYLETFLEDGRLPISNNLCEANIKPYAVARRAWLFADTPRGATANAILYTLVESAKANILDVYEYLKYILEAMPNTDFKNHPELLDKYLPWSKDLPEECRLNHKHKKCFKK, via the coding sequence TTGTGCGGAGCAGAACTGAAAGTCATTGGTAAAAAGCTTGTACGCACAGAAGTGGAATTTATTCCGTCAAAACTGAAAGTAGTACAGGTTCTCCAGGAAGTTGCTAAGTGTACCAACTGTGGAAATGAAGGTAGCGAAAATCCCAAAGACCATTTCCAGAAAGCTGCGGTTCCAACTTCAGTTCTGCCACACTCCATAGCAACTGCATCCCTTGTGGCACAAGTCATGTATCAGAAGTTTGCAATGGGGATTCCTTTCAACCGTCAAGAGAACGATTGGTACCGTATAGGTATGGTGCTACCAAGATCTAATATGGCAAACTGGACGATTCGGTGTAGTGAAGAATGGCTGGCTCCGATTTACAACCGGATTCATGAGGAGCTTTTAAAATGCGAAGTCCTTCACATGGATGAAACAAGAATCCAGTGTAATAAGGAAGAAGGCAAACAAGCTAGCAGTGATTCTTTCATGTGGGTCATGCGAAGTGCAGCTTGTGAAGAGATCAAGGCAGCTTTCTTCCACTATTCCAGAAGCCGAAGCGGTGATGTTGCAAAGCAACTATTACAAGGGTTTCATGGATATCTAACCACGGATGCGTATAGTGCTTATGAGAAAGCGGAGAACATTAAAAGAAATCTTTGTTGGGCTCATTGTCGACGCTATTTCATAGAAAGTATTCCGCTGGACAATAAAGGAAAAGAGATCTCGGGTTCCAAAGGAGCTGAAGGAAGGGAATTCATCAATCTTCTCTTCAAAGTGGAAGATGAGATAAAGGAACTGTCATATGACGAAAAGAAAGAGAAGCGTCAGGAGGCGTCACGCGCCATTCTTGATGCCTTTTGGTCATGGGTTGAAGAGACCTCTGCAATTTCTACTACAAATGAGAACCTGACAAAAGCTCTAAATTATGCTAAGAATCAGAAAAAGTATCTTGAAACATTTCTAGAAGACGGAAGACTTCCCATCTCAAACAATCTTTGTGAGGCAAATATCAAACCATATGCCGTGGCAAGAAGAGCCTGGCTTTTTGCTGACACTCCAAGGGGAGCAACTGCTAATGCGATCCTTTATACATTGGTGGAATCTGCCAAAGCAAATATTTTGGACGTGTATGAGTATCTAAAATATATCCTTGAAGCAATGCCTAATACAGATTTTAAAAACCACCCAGAACTTCTGGACAAGTACCTGCCTTGGTCAAAGGATTTACCGGAAGAATGCAGGCTGAATCATAAACATAAAAAGTGCTTCAAAAAATGA
- a CDS encoding helix-turn-helix transcriptional regulator: MLNENLKKIRKEKGLTQVQLSEILGIAQTTYAGYETGRYEPDIGVVGASVSPGAK; this comes from the coding sequence ATGCTTAATGAAAATCTTAAGAAAATCAGAAAAGAAAAAGGCTTAACACAAGTGCAGTTAAGCGAAATATTAGGAATTGCACAAACAACATATGCAGGATACGAAACCGGAAGATACGAACCAGATATAGGGGTAGTGGGAGCATCCGTGTCACCAGGGGCAAAGTAA
- a CDS encoding tyrosine-type recombinase/integrase, with the protein MDIEEFANFLKNENKSTNTIKGYIADIRDYNKWFHETFSKDFTIIIRQDILEYKSYLQNIKRNNAKTINHKLSSLLKYNHYLVYKNIQKEIAIENNDKIKIQLQYASPTKVTETEVKQFLQSILESKNLRNYALMVFLAYTGLRISEALNIKMDDFDLDGKECIIRTGKGDKQRSVMLNSKVITAVKEYLKVRSNISTANGSNYLFVSRKNKKLDRTTVNRIFKKYSNSITPHQLRHFFCTNALEKGMLAHEVANQAGHSNIHTTLLYTNPDKKKLIDKMERL; encoded by the coding sequence ATGGATATTGAAGAGTTTGCTAATTTTCTAAAAAATGAAAATAAAAGTACTAATACCATAAAAGGATATATAGCAGATATTAGAGATTATAATAAATGGTTTCATGAGACATTTTCAAAAGATTTTACTATCATAATAAGACAAGATATTTTAGAGTATAAAAGTTACCTTCAAAATATAAAACGAAACAACGCCAAGACCATAAACCATAAATTAAGCAGCCTTTTAAAGTATAACCATTATTTAGTTTATAAAAATATTCAGAAAGAAATTGCCATTGAAAATAATGATAAAATAAAAATTCAGTTACAATATGCATCACCTACGAAAGTTACAGAAACAGAAGTAAAACAGTTTTTACAATCAATCCTTGAGAGTAAAAACCTTCGTAATTACGCCTTGATGGTATTTCTTGCTTATACAGGTCTGCGAATATCAGAAGCATTAAATATAAAAATGGATGATTTCGATTTAGATGGTAAGGAATGCATTATCCGGACTGGAAAAGGAGACAAACAACGCTCAGTAATGCTCAATAGTAAAGTTATTACAGCGGTCAAAGAATATTTAAAAGTCAGAAGTAATATTTCTACGGCTAATGGTTCTAATTATTTATTTGTAAGTAGAAAAAACAAAAAGCTTGATAGAACTACCGTAAATAGAATCTTTAAAAAATATAGTAATAGTATTACACCTCACCAACTAAGACACTTTTTTTGTACTAATGCACTTGAAAAAGGTATGTTGGCTCATGAGGTTGCAAATCAGGCAGGACATTCAAATATTCATACCACTCTTCTATACACAAATCCAGATAAAAAGAAACTAATAGATAAAATGGAACGACTATGA
- a CDS encoding WG repeat-containing protein, with amino-acid sequence MRRSKRIFAILCIFATFTGCNFDQDNKANNIEIKSTNINQDYFVFEEYKRALFSSETKYGYMNSLGEVIISPYFKYAEDFSDGLAKIQTSEGFGIINKSGQYVLTPDYDDCEYLGNGLIAYKNTKWGIKDSSGKNITLPEYEEIYSFSEGLAAVKLGDKWGFIGTDGTLKIKPEFDSVTRFSNGLIDIEVNSKWGLLDTSGKVVVEPKYDNMLQVVDDLILLQGSNCKWGYLDKRGNKVIDYVFEKAHCFGEGLAAVYVSGKWGYINKQGNLEIEPSFDEAKMFSQGLARVKKDNKYFYINKKGEMIKETGMDYTEMYEFNEGMAAIINNDKYGFVNDKMEIIVEPKYDEYKDFSEGFAIVGEKIPKCYDSSYGYIDKKGNWLVEPSFTGAESFKNGLAKVWMSGQMGYIDTKGNIIYKSW; translated from the coding sequence ATGAGAAGATCCAAACGTATATTTGCAATTTTATGTATATTTGCTACATTTACTGGGTGTAATTTTGATCAGGATAACAAAGCAAATAACATTGAAATAAAAAGTACTAATATTAATCAGGATTATTTTGTGTTCGAAGAGTATAAGCGTGCGTTGTTTTCATCTGAAACGAAGTATGGGTATATGAATTCGTTAGGGGAAGTAATTATCTCTCCATATTTTAAATATGCTGAAGACTTTTCTGATGGGCTGGCAAAGATCCAGACTAGTGAAGGTTTTGGAATTATTAATAAAAGCGGTCAATATGTCTTAACACCTGATTACGATGATTGTGAATATTTGGGTAATGGTTTAATTGCGTATAAAAATACTAAATGGGGAATAAAAGATAGCAGCGGTAAGAATATAACCCTACCTGAATATGAAGAAATATACAGTTTTTCAGAAGGATTGGCAGCAGTTAAGTTGGGAGATAAATGGGGATTTATAGGCACAGATGGGACTTTGAAAATAAAACCTGAATTCGATTCGGTAACCAGATTTTCTAATGGTTTGATTGATATAGAGGTAAATTCAAAGTGGGGGTTATTAGACACTTCAGGCAAGGTGGTTGTTGAACCTAAATATGACAATATGCTCCAAGTGGTAGATGACTTAATTTTATTGCAAGGTAGTAATTGCAAGTGGGGGTATTTAGATAAGCGAGGGAATAAAGTTATTGACTATGTTTTTGAAAAGGCCCATTGCTTTGGTGAAGGGCTTGCAGCTGTTTATGTGTCAGGAAAATGGGGGTACATAAACAAGCAGGGAAATTTGGAGATAGAACCGTCCTTTGATGAGGCTAAAATGTTTAGCCAGGGATTGGCAAGAGTAAAAAAAGATAATAAATATTTTTATATCAATAAAAAGGGCGAAATGATAAAAGAAACTGGAATGGACTATACAGAAATGTATGAGTTTAATGAAGGTATGGCTGCAATAATTAATAATGATAAATATGGTTTCGTTAATGATAAGATGGAGATAATAGTGGAGCCTAAATATGATGAATATAAGGATTTTAGTGAAGGATTTGCAATTGTGGGCGAGAAGATTCCCAAGTGTTATGACAGCTCATATGGATATATAGACAAAAAAGGTAACTGGCTAGTTGAGCCAAGTTTCACAGGAGCAGAGTCATTTAAGAATGGTCTGGCAAAAGTTTGGATGTCGGGACAAATGGGCTATATTGATACTAAAGGTAACATAATATATAAAAGTTGGTAG
- a CDS encoding polymorphic toxin type 44 domain-containing protein produces the protein MSNIHADMRTLEDSKRRLRKLSGDLENITNNLKSIRNSLDSDIRYSRGIDSQLVELSSQLSKEEHMLFKSANFLDKAIEDYRASEQTIERSLQKINADQKLKMPFDVFGDSAPIVNVKSSNSFEKDGKSDESVKPDAGIMTDVLDSLPGGEVPTEAEIAQIDAIMDKYELMLIKNYKNASETDIKKILEDMAKELTLIANKHRYDFTWWYYAVNTGGIFDVKNSRVVEITVNGKVEKIKIWNQPWKYDKKEYQGDFAGNFLYGYLGAEVFGTGQLGQSVLKGGAGFAQFLSDRGNPGVKADPLRKYFDSLSNGGWGDNEGDSNQIQLGIDSYKSDHSSWKKVLDIEDLLNPLDDLIISMPNIFDPDGIFKDKYVEDESGFRRDMVLIEKIVGSEINYINTEAIPKVVTYLNDRIFDLISIAGNAIYDGVSTVGQAIGDGIEAIGDGLETVGEAVGDGLETAGEAIEDGLETVGDAIDNGLETAGEAIEDGLETAGDAIEDGLNSAGDALHDLLF, from the coding sequence ATGTCGAATATACATGCAGATATGAGAACATTGGAAGATAGTAAGCGTAGGCTTAGAAAACTTTCAGGAGACTTGGAGAATATAACTAATAATCTTAAGTCTATAAGGAATTCTCTAGATAGTGACATACGTTACAGTAGAGGTATAGACAGTCAACTTGTTGAATTGAGTTCACAACTATCAAAAGAGGAGCATATGCTTTTTAAGAGTGCAAACTTTTTAGATAAGGCTATAGAGGACTATAGAGCTTCAGAACAAACTATTGAACGTAGTTTGCAAAAAATAAATGCAGATCAAAAGCTAAAAATGCCTTTTGATGTTTTTGGAGATTCAGCTCCAATTGTGAATGTTAAAAGCAGTAATTCATTTGAGAAAGATGGTAAAAGTGATGAAAGTGTAAAACCGGATGCTGGAATTATGACTGACGTTCTTGATAGCTTGCCAGGTGGTGAGGTGCCAACAGAGGCTGAAATAGCTCAAATTGACGCAATTATGGATAAATATGAGTTGATGCTTATAAAAAACTATAAAAATGCAAGCGAAACGGATATAAAAAAAATATTGGAGGATATGGCTAAGGAGTTAACTCTAATAGCTAATAAGCATAGATATGATTTTACCTGGTGGTATTATGCTGTAAATACTGGTGGTATATTTGATGTAAAAAACAGCAGAGTAGTTGAGATAACTGTAAACGGTAAAGTTGAAAAAATTAAGATATGGAATCAGCCTTGGAAATATGATAAAAAGGAATATCAGGGTGATTTTGCAGGTAACTTTTTATATGGGTATCTTGGTGCAGAAGTATTTGGTACTGGTCAGCTTGGACAGTCAGTACTTAAAGGTGGGGCTGGTTTTGCACAATTTCTGAGTGACCGTGGTAATCCTGGTGTAAAGGCAGATCCACTCAGAAAATATTTTGATTCTTTGTCAAATGGCGGTTGGGGAGATAACGAAGGAGATAGTAATCAAATACAATTAGGTATTGATTCTTATAAAAGTGATCATAGTAGTTGGAAGAAAGTGCTAGATATTGAGGATTTACTTAATCCTTTAGATGATCTTATAATTAGTATGCCCAATATATTTGACCCAGACGGTATATTTAAAGATAAATATGTAGAAGACGAGTCAGGTTTTAGAAGAGATATGGTACTTATTGAAAAAATAGTAGGTAGCGAGATAAATTATATAAATACTGAAGCCATTCCTAAAGTTGTAACTTATTTAAACGACAGAATATTCGATCTAATAAGTATTGCAGGAAATGCAATTTATGATGGAGTAAGTACAGTAGGGCAAGCCATCGGTGATGGTATAGAGGCAATAGGTGATGGATTAGAGACTGTAGGAGAGGCAGTAGGTGACGGGTTGGAGACTGCAGGAGAGGCAATAGAAGATGGGTTAGAGACTGTAGGAGATGCTATAGACAATGGGTTAGAAACTGCAGGAGAGGCAATAGAAGATGGGTTGGAGACTGCAGGAGATGCTATAGAAGATGGATTAAATTCAGCAGGAGATGCGTTACATGATTTGCTGTTTTAG
- a CDS encoding WXG100 family type VII secretion target, with protein sequence MAEFKVTPQVLRSTSSNIKSINTNFQGVMKDIESEMNKMKKKWESEAANAFISKFTGLKDNFEAYYKVIDSYTNFLESTAKAYEEADKAINNASGGLFS encoded by the coding sequence ATGGCAGAATTTAAAGTAACACCACAGGTATTGAGGTCAACATCATCAAATATAAAGTCAATAAACACAAACTTTCAGGGTGTAATGAAAGATATTGAGTCAGAAATGAACAAAATGAAAAAGAAATGGGAAAGTGAAGCAGCAAATGCCTTTATTTCAAAGTTCACTGGTTTGAAGGACAATTTTGAAGCATATTACAAAGTTATTGACTCCTACACTAACTTTTTAGAGTCAACAGCAAAAGCATATGAAGAGGCTGATAAAGCAATTAATAATGCTTCAGGTGGTTTGTTTTCATAA
- a CDS encoding WXG100 family type VII secretion target produces the protein MAGKISVTPEELEGSAKKIEGKIGSYVNLYQKLYNEVDGMKSSWSGEANQAYARQIDSFRVEFENLKKVLDNYVEFLEKSAKVYKKTEASIKDGAGKLTRGR, from the coding sequence ATGGCAGGTAAAATAAGTGTAACGCCTGAAGAGTTAGAAGGTTCAGCAAAAAAAATAGAAGGTAAAATAGGTAGCTATGTTAATCTATACCAGAAGTTATATAATGAAGTAGATGGGATGAAAAGTTCATGGAGCGGTGAAGCTAATCAGGCGTACGCAAGACAGATAGATAGCTTCAGAGTGGAGTTTGAAAATTTAAAAAAGGTATTGGACAATTATGTTGAGTTTTTAGAAAAGTCAGCAAAGGTGTATAAAAAAACAGAAGCAAGCATCAAGGACGGAGCAGGAAAACTTACAAGAGGAAGATAA
- a CDS encoding WXG100 family type VII secretion target, whose amino-acid sequence MLPPKRRINYSQVMNQVSSIRELSKNTNKVADNLDDVLVQTVKVWSGDASKEFKKQCGIMIEEIESTARKLSEIAGKIASAASDIEREDDAYERRYNDYIREQERRERERREKESKKAK is encoded by the coding sequence ATGCTTCCACCTAAAAGACGAATAAATTATAGTCAGGTTATGAATCAGGTATCGAGTATAAGGGAGTTGTCGAAAAATACTAACAAAGTTGCGGACAATTTAGATGATGTTTTGGTACAAACCGTGAAAGTTTGGAGTGGGGATGCATCCAAAGAATTTAAAAAGCAATGTGGAATTATGATTGAAGAAATAGAAAGTACTGCAAGAAAATTATCTGAGATAGCGGGGAAAATAGCTAGTGCTGCTTCAGATATAGAAAGAGAAGACGATGCATATGAAAGACGTTATAATGACTACATAAGAGAACAGGAAAGAAGAGAACGTGAAAGAAGAGAGAAGGAAAGTAAAAAAGCAAAATAG
- a CDS encoding PdaC/SigV domain-containing protein, with amino-acid sequence MNRRLLLATTITTIFLLAGCGKIAPNDKGQQNRQSPLVSSTTIGENANSSVPTNSVETQVITTPTESVLIEETKNQEYTITTETFQQDNIKIEYPQIKGMEDSNKEKSINDLIKNNVLSSQVEEPLKGYQEDTGTKVNLTLDMKYKVTMNTDELLSVIFTGYSNIEGSAYPTNSIYGITIDLKNVAKLKISDFATLDSNFAQEIKNSTAVTNDAVKDGMDKNVLIDQIQQTDDQILLQGLAEEWAYNTFYVTPDSLVVSVDVAHALGDYALIELPGQYTKK; translated from the coding sequence ATGAATAGGAGATTGCTTTTAGCGACAACAATTACAACTATCTTTCTTTTAGCAGGATGCGGAAAAATTGCTCCAAACGATAAAGGACAACAAAACAGACAGTCACCGTTAGTATCGTCTACAACAATTGGCGAAAATGCAAACTCATCGGTGCCAACTAACTCAGTTGAAACTCAAGTTATCACAACACCAACTGAATCCGTATTGATTGAGGAAACAAAAAATCAGGAATATACAATTACTACTGAGACTTTTCAACAGGACAATATTAAAATTGAATACCCACAAATAAAGGGTATGGAAGACAGCAACAAGGAAAAGTCTATCAATGATTTGATTAAAAATAATGTTTTGAGTAGCCAGGTTGAAGAGCCTCTTAAGGGTTATCAGGAGGATACCGGGACTAAAGTAAACCTAACTCTCGATATGAAGTATAAGGTTACAATGAATACTGATGAATTATTAAGCGTTATTTTTACAGGATATTCAAACATAGAGGGTTCTGCATACCCAACAAATAGTATTTATGGGATAACGATAGATCTTAAAAATGTTGCCAAATTAAAAATTTCTGACTTTGCAACGTTAGACAGTAACTTTGCTCAAGAAATTAAGAATTCTACAGCAGTAACTAATGATGCAGTTAAAGATGGAATGGACAAAAATGTATTAATAGACCAGATTCAACAAACAGATGACCAAATTCTGTTACAGGGGTTAGCGGAAGAATGGGCTTATAACACATTCTATGTAACGCCGGATTCTTTAGTTGTAAGTGTAGATGTTGCCCATGCCTTGGGAGATTATGCGTTAATAGAATTGCCAGGTCAATATACTAAAAAATAA